One Malania oleifera isolate guangnan ecotype guangnan chromosome 10, ASM2987363v1, whole genome shotgun sequence genomic region harbors:
- the LOC131166486 gene encoding scarecrow-like protein 33, producing the protein MAMDPMFRGYNYAINGGKLIDDALSVFSDLNLANGFELEYSFPDNPLLDPPLLPFNPSFGNLVPSSVICHERRDLYSEDCDLNDATLNYISQILMEEDTEARKGVLEVSPEALQAAEKSFYEVLGEKYPPSLNHPHTSSLGQNAECPDKNCNGSYGECDNNGCNGSSDFRVPRGDYNFSEYRSCYKQNVPVDFTSQGSGLNIVDGFVDSSVSSPSVPANFSQINSVLQFSREADEASKFLPNDGCLFANLKSCALFANDEMEKTRNVDVVVEVGLRGKKNTYLEDVELDSGRSTKQSAVYTESTVRSDVFDMMLLCIREKGESAIREASHNEARKNGQQNDQLKGSNGGKGRGKKQGVKRDLVDLKALLTRCAQAVAADHRTTANELLMQIRLHSFPNGDSMQRLASYFADALEARLAGSGYQSRSAIVARRTQTLDILKAHCLFLAVCPYKKLSNHFSNKTIMNAAKKATKLHIVDFGTSYGFQWPSFIEQLSSRPGGSPKLRITGIDLPQPGFRPAERIEETGKRLANYAESFNVPFEFNAIAKKWETIQMEDIKINDDEVLIVNCMFQFRYLLDETVMLESPRDTVLKLIRKMNPDVFVHGITNGAYSVPFFLTRFREALSTFSMSFDSFENTLPRESPERMLVEKEILGREIMNVIACEGSERIERPETYKQWQVRNVRAGFRQLPLNKEIVRKAAEWVTSSGYHKDFLVEEDDQWLLQGWKGKIVFALSSWKPAL; encoded by the coding sequence ATGGCCATGGATCCAATGTTTAGAGGATATAATTATGCCATCAATGGAGGCAAACTCATTGATGATGCTCTGTCGGTTTTCTCAGACTTAAATCTTGCTAATGGGTTTGAACTTGAATATAGCTTCCCAGATAACCCCCTTCTGGATCCTCCTCTGCTTCCATTTAATCCAAGCTTTGGTAATTTAGTCCCAAGTAGTGTGATCTGCCATGAGAGGAGAGACTTGTATAGCGAGGATTGTGATCTTAATGATGCAACGCTCAACTATATTAGCCAGATTCTTATGGAAGAAGACACGGAAGCGAGGAAAGGTGTGTTAGAGGTGTCTCCTGAAGCGCTTCAAGCTGCCGAGAAATCCTTCTATGAGGTTCTTGGGGAGAAGTACCCTCCTTCGCTCAATCACCCTCACACGTCCTCTCTTGGGCAAAATGCTGAATGTCCAGACAAAAACTGTAATGGGAGTTATGGGGAATGCGATAATAATGGCTGCAATGGCAGTAGTGACTTCAGAGTTCCCAGGGGGGACTACAATTTTAGTGAATATAGGTCCTGTTATAAGCAGAATGTTCCTGTGGACTTTACTTCACAGGGTAGTGGGCTTAATATTGTAGATGGGTTTGTGGATTCTTCAGTAAGTAGCCCAAGTGTTCCTGCTAATTTTAGTCAGATAAACTCTGTCCTGCAATTTAGTAGAGAGGCTGATGAAGCGAGCAAGTTCCTTCCAAATGACGGTTGTTTGTTTGCTAATTTAAAGAGTTGTGCGTTGTTCGCTAATGATGAAATGGAAAAAACTAGAAATGTGGATGTGGTGGTGGAGGTTGGATTGAGGGGAAAGAAGAATACTTATCTGGAGGATGTGGAGTTGGATTCAGGAAGAAGTACCAAGCAATCGGCTGTTTATACTGAATCAACTGTGAGATCAGACGTGTTTGATATGATGTTGTTGTGTATTAGAGAAAAAGGTGAATCTGCGATTCGTGAAGCCTCGCATAATGAAGCAAGAAAAAATGGCCAGCAGAATGATCAGTTAAAAGGATCCAATGGTGGGAAGGGGCGTGGTAAGAAACAGGGAGTTAAGAGGGATTTGGTGGATTTGAAAGCTCTTCTAACCCGTTGTGCACAAGCTGTTGCAGCGGATCATCGAACAACTGCAAACGAGCTACTGATGCAGATCAGATTGCATTCATTTCCTAATGGAGACTCTATGCAGAGATTGGCTAGCTATTTTGCCGATGCTCTTGAGGCACGCTTGGCTGGCTCTGGATATCAGAGCCGCAGTGCCATTGTCGCCAGGCGAACACAGACTCTggatatcttgaaagctcactgTCTATTTCTTGCTGTCTGCCCATATAAGAAGCTTTCAAACCACTTTTCAAATAAGACAATTATGAATGCAGCTAAGAAAGCTACAAAGCTCCACATTGTTGATTTCGGTACTTCCTATGGGTTTCAATGGCCTTCCTTCATAGAACAGCTCTCATCTAGACCTGGTGGATCTCCGAAGCTTCGGATTACTGGGATTGATCTTCCCCAACCAGGTTTCAGGCCAGCAGAGAGGATTGAGGAGACTGGGAAACGCTTGGCGAATTATGCTGAGAGTTTTAATGTTCCTTTTGAGTTCAATGCCATAGCGAAAAAATGGGAAACAATTCAAATGGAAGATATCAAGATCAACGATGATGAAGTGCTCATTGTGAATTGTATGTTTCAGTTTAGATACCTTCTTGATGAGACAGTTATGTTGGAAAGTCCTAGGGATACGGTTCTGAAGCTAATCAGGAAGATGAATCCAGATGTTTTTGTGCACGGGATTACAAATGGTGCCTACAGTGTTCCTTTTTTTTTAACGCGATTTCGGGAGGCTCTCTCCACCTTTTCTATGAGTTTTGATTCATTTGAGAATACTTTGCCCCGTGAGAGTCCGGAGAGGATGTTGGTTGAGAAAGAAATACTTGGGAGGGAAATAATGAATGTGATTGCATGTGAGGGCTCAGAGAGGATTGAGAGGCCAGAGACCTATAAACAATGGCAGGTCCGTAATGTGAGAGCTGGGTTTAGGCAGCTCCCCCTGAACAAGGAGATTGTCAGGAAAGCAGCGGAGTGGGTGACATCTTCAGGCTATCACAAGGATTTTTTAGTTGAAGAGGATGATCAGTGGTTACTGCAGGGATGGAAGGGGAAAATTGTATTTGCTCTTTCTTCCTGGAAGCCTGCTCTTTAG